A single genomic interval of Metamycoplasma salivarium harbors:
- the pyk gene encoding pyruvate kinase — MKFNELRTKIVATIGPSSNNHETLTNLVKAGVSTIRVNFSHGNEQTHKQVYDLTRQVSKELEVPLSLMLDTKGPEIRAGKMKNDVCEIKANTILTIKTDEDSYKNLIGDEKTITVSYCMDKDVHKNDKVLLDDGKLVTIVKEIKENAVIVETQNSHFLKTNKRVNIPGVEFSLPFLGQKDKKDILWGINYGIDIIAASFVNSAKNVNEIRQILKENNAEHIQICSKIESKTGIDNIDEIIESSDAIMVARGDLGLEIPFYDVPYYQKRIIRKCRLAGKQVIVATQMLDSMEKSPLPTRAEVTDVYYAVELGADSTMLSGESASGLYPVNAVQTMAKIAQRAELEYYNELFYSEQLQAVAKDADSRLKIAYEIAKKLKDGKYKYAIVLSHTGQLLKELSKYRPNAFIIGIVHSDKLTNQYGITSGIFCEQHSETIRLKIKENHANAKVALEKFNIKKGDKFIVADSLNITEHTY; from the coding sequence ATTAAATTTAATGAACTTAGAACCAAGATTGTTGCGACAATTGGTCCTTCTTCAAACAATCATGAAACATTAACTAATTTAGTTAAAGCTGGTGTTTCAACAATTAGGGTTAATTTTTCTCATGGTAATGAACAAACACATAAACAAGTTTATGATCTGACAAGACAAGTTTCAAAAGAATTAGAAGTTCCACTTTCTTTAATGCTAGATACTAAAGGTCCTGAAATCAGAGCTGGAAAAATGAAAAATGATGTTTGTGAAATTAAAGCAAACACTATTTTAACAATTAAAACTGATGAAGATAGTTATAAAAATTTAATAGGTGATGAAAAAACAATAACTGTTTCATATTGTATGGATAAAGATGTTCATAAAAATGACAAAGTCTTGCTTGATGATGGTAAATTGGTTACTATTGTTAAAGAAATTAAAGAAAATGCTGTGATTGTTGAAACACAAAACTCACATTTTCTTAAAACGAATAAAAGAGTAAATATACCTGGAGTTGAATTCTCATTGCCTTTTTTAGGACAGAAGGATAAAAAAGATATTTTATGAGGAATTAATTATGGAATTGATATCATTGCTGCATCATTTGTAAATTCAGCAAAAAATGTTAATGAAATTAGACAAATTCTCAAAGAAAATAATGCCGAACATATTCAAATTTGTTCAAAAATTGAATCAAAAACCGGAATTGATAATATTGATGAAATAATTGAATCTTCTGATGCAATTATGGTCGCAAGAGGTGATTTAGGGTTAGAAATACCATTTTATGATGTACCTTACTATCAAAAGAGAATTATTAGAAAATGTCGTTTAGCAGGCAAACAAGTTATTGTTGCAACACAAATGTTAGACTCAATGGAAAAAAGTCCATTACCAACTCGTGCCGAAGTAACAGATGTTTATTACGCTGTTGAACTTGGTGCTGATTCAACAATGCTATCAGGCGAAAGCGCAAGTGGGCTTTATCCAGTTAATGCTGTTCAAACTATGGCTAAAATTGCACAAAGAGCTGAACTTGAATATTACAATGAATTATTCTATAGCGAACAATTGCAAGCAGTTGCTAAAGATGCAGATTCTAGATTAAAAATTGCATATGAAATTGCTAAAAAATTAAAAGATGGTAAATACAAATATGCTATTGTGTTATCACACACAGGTCAGCTTTTAAAAGAACTTTCAAAATACCGTCCAAATGCTTTTATTATAGGTATTGTTCATAGCGATAAATTAACAAATCAATATGGTATTACTTCAGGTATTTTTTGTGAACAACATTCTGAAACAATTAGATTAAAAATTAAAGAAAATCATGCAAATGCTAAGGTTGCATTAGAAAAATTCAACATCAAAAAAGGTGATAAGTTTATCGTTGCTGATAGTTTAAACATCACTGAACATACATACTAA
- a CDS encoding phosphopentomutase: MSKFKFNRIFLIITDGLGIGYEPRQEEFGDKGANSFLHASEVLPLNIPNWTKLGITEVAQIAGHVARNKHPLAYVGKIYEQSNAKDTLTGHWEMMGIFTKIPCPLFIDHGFPKELIDELSKAFDGRKIIGNRHASGMQILEELGHQHMEKGDMIVYTSPDSTLQICGDEKTLGIEKLNEYAKKARAICSSRPEWNIARVISRPFVFEDGKFIRTFNRHDFAIKPTAHLLLEDLQKAHIETIGVGKIHDIFSGIGIDKVYGPASDNENMDIAIDIASSKSQNQLIFVNLVQFDSHFGHRRDAYGYSQNISNLDVKLGKLINAMKEDDLLIMTSDHGNDPTFKGADHTREALPLTIYSKLFKQPHVLKTPLKGLGTVGNIIARNFNVPLVSTGEDIFDELI; this comes from the coding sequence ATGTCAAAATTTAAATTTAATCGAATTTTTTTAATTATCACCGACGGTTTAGGAATTGGCTATGAACCCAGACAAGAAGAATTTGGTGATAAAGGAGCAAATAGTTTTTTACATGCTTCTGAAGTTTTGCCATTAAACATTCCTAATTGAACAAAATTAGGTATTACTGAAGTTGCACAAATAGCTGGACATGTTGCAAGAAACAAGCATCCATTAGCATATGTTGGCAAAATTTATGAACAATCAAATGCTAAAGACACATTAACAGGTCATTGAGAAATGATGGGAATTTTTACAAAAATCCCATGTCCATTATTTATTGATCATGGATTTCCCAAAGAATTGATTGATGAACTTTCAAAAGCATTTGATGGTAGAAAGATTATTGGTAATAGGCATGCATCAGGAATGCAAATTTTGGAAGAATTAGGCCATCAACATATGGAAAAAGGAGATATGATTGTTTATACTTCCCCAGACTCTACTTTGCAAATTTGCGGAGACGAAAAAACCTTAGGTATTGAAAAGTTAAATGAATATGCTAAAAAAGCAAGGGCAATTTGTTCATCAAGACCAGAGTGAAATATTGCAAGAGTTATTTCAAGGCCATTTGTTTTTGAAGATGGAAAATTTATTCGTACATTTAATCGTCATGATTTTGCAATTAAACCAACTGCACATCTTTTGCTAGAAGATTTGCAAAAAGCTCATATCGAAACAATCGGTGTCGGAAAAATTCATGATATTTTTTCAGGTATTGGTATTGATAAAGTATATGGCCCGGCATCTGATAACGAAAATATGGATATTGCAATTGATATTGCATCTTCAAAGTCACAAAATCAACTTATTTTTGTTAATTTAGTACAATTTGACAGTCATTTTGGGCACCGTAGAGATGCATATGGGTATAGTCAAAATATTTCAAATTTAGATGTTAAATTAGGAAAATTAATTAACGCAATGAAAGAAGATGATTTACTAATTATGACTTCAGACCATGGCAATGATCCAACATTCAAAGGTGCAGATCATACAAGAGAAGCATTGCCATTAACAATTTATTCAAAACTATTTAAACAACCTCATGTTTTAAAAACACCTTTAAAAGGGCTTGGAACTGTTGGCAATATTATTGCAAGAAACTTTAATGTTCCTTTAGTTTCAACCGGTGAAGATATTTTTGATGAGCTAATATAG
- a CDS encoding lipoprotein 17-related variable surface protein, with product MDISKKKKTAIILGASAAVLATSAIITGIVYSKMNRQKPIDDDQKIIDAGISQDDNINQKPSSWDSKTEEKFNKLVKYAEALTRALKASSANARKSMSVQNLKNEIERLKNLIDKAEKTMPILDESITNLEKYKVKKDKLTEVRNELNKALNDAKDALDFANLAYNKMINNKSLMQSKINELIKLIDETIKKSQFAVYQKQIKSFIDKLTDCNTVGDGFVKDAERLNLETEKTNLIAAIERSKAEIKRLEELLKNPQSEEQKKEALKKAIEQFEKDVNEIAAKVDTTTDLEDMKDLSKQIDELKNLGKDYKNDAEQLGLNDEANKVNKAIKKLEDAKTKIEQKITQKEQEVDKLKKDVKKLLKDLDVAMGECINAKTIDEFDAAISKLAKLIADGETLLTKTKEAKLVDETSELETKLERAKKVLEQTKEKRDAKSKIVDEWKTKINDEINALKAKVDATKNANTIATLEPALKELENAINHANGILSDANNFEEKTKIQAEINQLTQAIADANAEKQTSAQRLEQLKNINAELVRKTNEAIQKANAAIEEAKNNQNSDDKSKLETIIANLNDAKTQLDTTKTEVSQESSLVKQIEDKTTEVNEWITKISDQKQKVEQKEAEIAQKKQDIDAQIKELDKKQKALEEASKDGDKNKINEAIKKLEEEIDKAKKLHDDNKNEPKLNEDNQKLQDKIDEINKKNLNAIKKRINDTVSDLQNAINDANSAISDTHNLEKVNAALGKITTSITNANDVKQDVEAHKEQYLTEFNKLQSKIEEAIQKQSTLQTQKTNIEKERAKADEEFNKFKEKVNKIISDYEANNTTSAAVKKSIQDLEQATLDANVLESKTQVIAYNALLAKISILKSTISTNLAKMRLKLSQLEEAEQKEEDRINQIKAEVNTMISNLNSGIHEVEKEHTTSTSLRSDISALESIIELAKKLLLKTDTSPKLSTEKTNLNNKIIEANAAIKNANIKKQQLIEQENAIQELEDFSNNVTLTVNDRNRLASTVSPSELTLNQTNTNYEVKYDSWLNPNDKEGKLEVEVTIKHKKYPKINKTYFLKIFDFKKTFEIPEITSNFEEYLDFKKHPENMLKDTLLSKINKFKNKTIDENKKIFNELFKFKNILPSNVEFDYLSLNNDGYNVSMKFKGRSIVSRDREGTLHYDDFVQEKQINLEKLNDIIKWENTRYIAYRGFMAGNKYVYYVNDMNNEIHIDKVKEKFKDKILTTSLIEETLNWLVPISKKWRDICKALFDENKNSAGWVHGVYPSLSARPFNAYNEK from the coding sequence ATGGATATTTCCAAAAAGAAGAAAACAGCCATTATCCTAGGAGCTAGTGCTGCTGTTTTAGCAACGTCTGCAATTATTACAGGTATTGTGTATAGTAAGATGAATCGTCAAAAACCTATTGATGATGATCAAAAGATTATTGATGCTGGTATTTCACAAGATGACAATATCAACCAAAAACCAAGTAGCTGAGATTCAAAAACTGAAGAAAAGTTTAATAAACTTGTTAAATATGCTGAAGCATTAACTAGAGCTTTAAAAGCATCTTCTGCTAATGCTAGAAAATCAATGAGTGTTCAAAATCTTAAAAATGAAATAGAAAGACTAAAAAATCTAATTGACAAAGCTGAAAAAACTATGCCTATTTTAGATGAGTCTATCACTAACTTAGAAAAATATAAAGTTAAAAAAGATAAACTTACCGAAGTTAGAAATGAACTTAATAAAGCATTAAATGATGCCAAAGATGCATTAGACTTTGCTAACCTAGCATACAACAAAATGATTAATAATAAATCATTAATGCAATCAAAAATTAATGAACTTATCAAGTTAATTGATGAAACTATTAAGAAATCACAATTTGCAGTTTATCAAAAACAAATTAAGAGTTTTATTGATAAATTAACCGATTGTAATACAGTTGGTGATGGTTTTGTAAAAGATGCTGAAAGATTAAATTTAGAAACCGAAAAGACTAATTTAATTGCTGCAATTGAACGTTCAAAAGCAGAAATTAAACGTTTAGAAGAATTATTGAAAAATCCTCAAAGTGAAGAGCAAAAGAAAGAAGCATTAAAGAAAGCTATTGAACAATTTGAAAAAGATGTCAATGAAATTGCTGCTAAAGTTGATACAACAACTGATTTAGAAGATATGAAAGATCTTTCTAAACAAATTGATGAACTTAAGAATTTAGGTAAAGATTATAAAAATGATGCTGAACAACTTGGATTAAATGATGAAGCTAACAAAGTAAATAAAGCAATTAAAAAATTAGAAGATGCAAAAACTAAAATAGAACAAAAAATTACACAAAAAGAACAAGAAGTTGATAAATTAAAGAAAGATGTTAAAAAACTTTTAAAAGATTTAGATGTTGCAATGGGCGAATGTATCAATGCTAAAACTATTGATGAATTTGATGCTGCAATTTCAAAATTAGCGAAACTTATTGCTGATGGTGAAACTTTACTTACAAAAACCAAAGAAGCAAAATTAGTTGATGAAACTTCTGAACTTGAAACTAAATTAGAAAGAGCTAAAAAAGTTTTAGAACAAACTAAAGAAAAACGTGATGCAAAATCCAAAATTGTTGATGAATGAAAAACAAAAATTAATGATGAAATTAATGCATTAAAAGCAAAAGTTGATGCAACCAAAAATGCTAATACAATTGCAACACTAGAACCTGCATTGAAAGAATTAGAAAATGCAATTAACCATGCAAATGGTATTTTAAGTGATGCAAATAATTTTGAAGAAAAAACAAAAATTCAAGCTGAAATTAATCAACTAACACAAGCAATTGCTGATGCTAATGCTGAAAAACAAACATCAGCCCAAAGACTTGAACAACTAAAAAATATAAATGCTGAATTAGTAAGAAAAACTAACGAAGCTATTCAAAAAGCAAATGCAGCAATTGAAGAAGCGAAAAACAATCAAAATAGTGATGACAAATCAAAATTAGAAACCATTATTGCCAACTTAAATGATGCTAAAACTCAATTGGATACAACAAAAACCGAAGTTAGTCAAGAATCTTCACTTGTAAAACAAATTGAAGACAAAACAACCGAAGTTAATGAATGAATTACAAAAATTTCAGACCAAAAACAAAAGGTTGAACAAAAAGAAGCAGAAATTGCACAAAAGAAACAAGATATTGATGCTCAAATCAAAGAATTAGATAAGAAACAAAAAGCTCTTGAAGAAGCTTCAAAAGATGGCGACAAAAATAAAATCAATGAGGCAATTAAAAAACTTGAAGAGGAAATTGATAAAGCTAAGAAATTGCATGATGATAATAAAAATGAACCAAAACTTAATGAAGATAATCAAAAACTTCAAGATAAAATTGATGAAATTAATAAGAAAAATTTAAATGCTATTAAAAAGAGAATCAATGATACTGTTAGCGACTTGCAAAATGCAATAAATGATGCAAATTCTGCTATAAGTGACACTCATAATCTTGAAAAAGTGAATGCTGCATTAGGAAAAATAACAACTTCAATTACTAATGCAAATGATGTAAAACAAGATGTTGAGGCACATAAGGAACAATATTTAACTGAATTTAATAAATTGCAAAGTAAAATTGAAGAAGCTATTCAAAAGCAAAGCACATTACAAACTCAAAAAACAAACATCGAGAAAGAACGTGCTAAAGCAGATGAAGAATTTAACAAATTTAAAGAAAAAGTTAACAAAATAATTAGTGATTACGAAGCAAATAATACAACATCAGCTGCTGTAAAAAAATCAATTCAAGATTTAGAACAAGCCACACTAGATGCAAATGTTTTAGAATCTAAAACTCAAGTTATTGCTTACAATGCATTGCTTGCAAAGATTTCAATTCTTAAATCTACAATTTCAACTAATTTAGCAAAAATGAGACTTAAATTATCTCAATTAGAAGAAGCAGAACAAAAGGAAGAAGATAGAATTAATCAAATAAAAGCTGAAGTTAATACTATGATTTCTAATCTTAATAGTGGAATACATGAAGTTGAAAAAGAACATACTACATCAACTTCATTACGATCAGATATATCTGCTTTAGAATCAATAATAGAATTAGCAAAAAAATTATTGCTAAAAACTGATACAAGTCCAAAACTTTCAACTGAAAAAACAAATTTAAATAATAAAATAATTGAAGCTAATGCCGCTATTAAAAATGCTAATATCAAAAAACAACAATTAATAGAACAAGAAAACGCTATTCAAGAACTAGAAGATTTTTCAAATAACGTTACTTTAACTGTAAATGATAGGAATAGATTAGCATCAACAGTTTCACCTTCAGAATTAACATTAAATCAAACTAATACAAACTATGAAGTTAAATATGATAGTTGATTGAATCCAAATGATAAAGAAGGAAAATTAGAAGTCGAAGTTACAATTAAACACAAAAAATATCCAAAAATAAATAAAACTTATTTCTTGAAAATCTTTGATTTCAAGAAAACTTTCGAAATTCCTGAAATAACATCTAATTTTGAAGAATATCTAGATTTTAAAAAACATCCGGAAAACATGTTAAAAGACACTTTATTATCAAAAATAAATAAATTTAAAAATAAAACTATCGATGAAAATAAAAAAATATTTAATGAATTATTTAAGTTTAAAAATATTTTACCTTCTAATGTTGAATTCGATTATTTATCTTTAAATAATGATGGGTATAATGTTTCAATGAAATTTAAAGGAAGATCTATAGTTTCGCGCGATAGAGAAGGAACATTACATTATGACGATTTTGTCCAAGAAAAACAAATTAATTTAGAAAAACTAAATGACATAATTAAATGAGAAAATACTAGATATATTGCATATAGAGGATTTATGGCTGGAAATAAATATGTTTATTATGTAAATGATATGAATAATGAAATACATATTGATAAAGTGAAAGAAAAATTTAAAGACAAAATTTTAACCACTTCTTTAATTGAAGAAACATTAAATTGATTAGTACCAATATCTAAAAAATGAAGAGATATTTGCAAAGCATTATTTGATGAAAATAAAAATTCAGCAGGGTGAGTACACGGTGTTTATCCTTCGCTTTCAGCAAGACCGTTCAATGCTTATAATGAAAAATAA
- a CDS encoding lipoprotein 17-related variable surface protein: MDISKKKKTAIILGASAAVLATSAIITGIVYSKMNRQKPIDDDQKIIDAGISQDDNINQKPSSWDSKTEEKFNKLVKYAEALTRALKTSSANARKSMSVQNLKNEIERLKNLIDKAEKVMPILDESITNLEKYKVKKDKLTEVRNELNKALNDAKDALDFANLAYNKMINNKSLMQSKINELIKLIDETIKKSQSAVYQKQIKSFIDKLTDCNNVGENFVKDAERLNLETEKTNLIAAIKRSKAEIKRLEELLKNPQSEEQKKEALKKAIEQFEKDVNEIVAKVDTTTDLEDMKDLSKQIDELKSLGKDYKNDAEQLGLNDEANKVNEAIKKLEDAKTKIEQKIAQKEQEVDKLKKDVKKLLEDLDVAMGECINAKTIDEFDAAISKLAKLIADGETLLTKTKEAKLVDETSELETKLERAKKVLEQTKEKRDAKSKIVDEWKTKINDEINALKAKVDATKNVNTIATLEPALKELENAINHANGILSDANNFEEKTKIQAEINQLTQAIADANAEKQTSAQRLEQLKNINAELVRKTNEAIQKANAAIEEAKNNQNSDDKSKLETIIANLNDAKTQLDTTKTEVSQESSLVKQIEDKTTEVNEWITKISDQKQKVEQKEAEIAQKKQEINNQIKELNKKQKDLENVAKGNDKEKINDAIKKLEEEIDKAKKLHDDNKNEPKLNEDNQRLQDKIDEAKHKIDDVKAAEELKDKQEKAKEQVKKAEEDLEKAKKKAEDELAKPDPDLNKLEEAKKDLDKAIEDAKKAEQAAEDAKLDDKKQEIHEKIDDAKQTQKNLNDKIDEINKKNLNAIKKRINDSIDDLQNAINDANSAISDTHNLEKVNAALGKITTSITNANDVKQDVEAHKDQYLTEFNKLQSKIEEAIQKQSTLQTQKTNIEKERAKADEEFNKFKEKVNKIISDYEANNTTSAAVRKSIQDLEQATLDANVLESKTQIIAYNALLAKISILKSTISTNLAKMRLKLSQLEEAEQKEEDRINQIKAEVNTMISNLNSGIHEVEKEHTTSTSLRSDISALESIIELAKKLLLKTDTSPKLSTEKTNLNNKIIEANAAIKNANIKKQQLIEQENAIQELEDFSNNVTLTVNDRNRLASTVSPSELTLNQTNTNYEVKYDSWLNPNDKEGKLEVEVTIKHKKYPKINKTYFLKIFDFKKTFEIPEITSNFEEYLDFKKHPENMLKDTLLSKINKFKNKTIDENKKIFNELFKFKNILPSNVEFDYLSLNNDGYNVSMKFKGRSIVSRDREGTLHYDDFVQEKQINLEKLNDIIKWENTRYIAYRGFMAGNKYVYHANDMNNEIHIDKVKEKFKDKILTTSLIEETLNWLVPISKKWRDICKALFDENKNSAGWLHGVYPSLSARPFNAYNEK; encoded by the coding sequence ATGGATATTTCCAAAAAAAAGAAAACGGCCATTATCCTAGGAGCTAGTGCTGCTGTTTTAGCAACATCTGCAATTATTACAGGTATTGTGTATAGTAAGATGAATCGTCAAAAGCCTATTGACGATGATCAAAAGATTATTGATGCTGGTATTTCACAAGATGACAATATCAACCAAAAACCAAGTAGCTGAGATTCAAAAACTGAAGAAAAATTTAACAAACTTGTTAAATATGCCGAAGCATTGACTAGAGCTTTAAAAACATCTTCTGCTAATGCTAGAAAATCAATGAGTGTTCAAAATCTTAAAAATGAAATAGAAAGACTAAAAAATCTAATTGACAAAGCTGAAAAAGTTATGCCTATTTTAGATGAGTCTATTACTAACTTAGAAAAATATAAAGTTAAAAAAGATAAACTTACCGAAGTTAGAAATGAACTTAATAAAGCATTAAACGATGCCAAAGATGCATTAGACTTTGCTAACCTAGCATACAACAAAATGATTAATAATAAATCATTAATGCAATCAAAAATTAATGAACTTATCAAGTTAATTGATGAAACTATTAAAAAATCACAATCTGCAGTTTATCAAAAACAAATAAAAAGTTTTATTGATAAATTAACCGATTGTAATAATGTTGGTGAAAATTTTGTGAAAGATGCTGAAAGATTAAATTTAGAAACCGAAAAAACTAATCTAATTGCTGCAATTAAACGTTCAAAAGCAGAAATTAAACGTTTAGAAGAATTATTGAAAAATCCTCAAAGTGAAGAGCAAAAGAAAGAAGCATTAAAAAAAGCCATTGAACAATTTGAAAAAGATGTCAATGAAATTGTTGCTAAAGTTGATACAACAACTGATTTAGAAGATATGAAAGATCTTTCTAAGCAAATTGATGAACTTAAGAGTTTAGGTAAAGATTATAAAAATGATGCTGAACAACTTGGATTAAATGATGAAGCTAACAAAGTAAATGAAGCAATTAAGAAATTAGAAGATGCAAAAACTAAAATAGAACAAAAAATTGCACAAAAAGAACAAGAAGTTGATAAGTTAAAGAAGGATGTTAAAAAACTTTTAGAAGATTTAGATGTTGCAATGGGCGAATGTATCAACGCTAAAACTATTGATGAATTTGATGCTGCAATTTCAAAATTAGCGAAACTTATTGCTGATGGTGAAACTTTACTTACAAAAACCAAAGAAGCAAAATTAGTTGATGAAACTTCTGAACTTGAAACTAAATTAGAAAGAGCTAAAAAAGTTTTAGAACAAACTAAAGAAAAACGTGATGCAAAATCCAAAATTGTTGATGAATGAAAAACAAAAATTAATGATGAAATTAATGCATTAAAAGCAAAAGTTGATGCAACCAAAAATGTTAATACAATTGCAACACTAGAACCTGCATTGAAAGAATTAGAAAATGCAATTAACCATGCAAATGGTATTTTAAGTGATGCAAATAATTTTGAAGAAAAAACAAAAATTCAAGCTGAAATTAATCAACTAACACAAGCAATTGCTGATGCTAATGCTGAAAAACAAACATCAGCCCAAAGACTTGAACAACTAAAAAATATAAATGCTGAATTAGTAAGAAAAACTAACGAAGCTATTCAAAAAGCAAATGCAGCAATTGAAGAAGCGAAAAACAATCAAAATAGTGATGACAAATCAAAATTAGAAACCATTATTGCCAACTTAAATGATGCTAAAACTCAATTGGATACAACAAAAACCGAAGTTAGTCAAGAATCTTCACTTGTAAAACAAATTGAAGACAAAACAACCGAAGTTAATGAATGAATTACAAAAATTTCAGACCAAAAACAAAAGGTTGAACAAAAAGAAGCAGAAATTGCACAAAAGAAACAAGAAATTAATAACCAAATTAAAGAATTAAATAAAAAGCAAAAAGATCTTGAAAATGTAGCTAAAGGAAATGACAAAGAAAAAATAAATGATGCAATCAAAAAACTTGAAGAAGAAATTGATAAAGCTAAAAAATTGCATGATGATAATAAAAATGAACCAAAGCTTAATGAAGATAATCAAAGACTTCAAGATAAAATTGATGAGGCTAAGCACAAAATTGACGATGTAAAAGCTGCTGAAGAATTAAAAGACAAACAAGAAAAGGCTAAAGAACAAGTTAAAAAAGCAGAAGAAGATCTTGAAAAAGCTAAGAAAAAAGCAGAAGATGAACTTGCTAAACCTGACCCTGATCTTAATAAACTAGAAGAAGCCAAAAAAGATTTAGATAAGGCAATTGAAGATGCTAAAAAAGCAGAACAAGCTGCCGAAGATGCTAAATTAGATGATAAAAAACAAGAAATTCATGAAAAGATTGATGATGCTAAACAAACTCAAAAGAATTTAAATGATAAGATAGATGAAATTAATAAAAAGAATTTGAATGCTATTAAAAAGAGAATCAATGATAGTATTGATGACTTGCAAAATGCAATAAATGATGCAAATTCTGCTATAAGTGACACTCATAATCTTGAAAAAGTTAATGCTGCATTAGGAAAAATAACAACTTCAATTACTAATGCAAATGATGTAAAACAAGATGTTGAAGCACATAAGGATCAATATTTAACTGAATTTAATAAATTGCAAAGTAAAATTGAAGAAGCTATTCAAAAGCAAAGCACATTACAAACTCAAAAAACAAACATTGAAAAAGAACGTGCTAAAGCAGACGAAGAATTTAACAAATTTAAAGAAAAAGTTAACAAAATAATTAGTGATTATGAAGCAAATAATACAACATCAGCTGCTGTAAGAAAATCAATTCAAGATTTAGAACAAGCCACACTAGATGCAAATGTTTTAGAATCTAAAACTCAAATTATTGCTTACAATGCGTTGCTTGCAAAAATTTCAATTCTTAAATCTACAATTTCAACTAATTTAGCAAAAATGAGACTTAAATTATCTCAATTAGAAGAAGCAGAACAAAAGGAAGAAGATAGAATTAATCAAATAAAAGCTGAAGTTAATACTATGATTTCTAATCTTAATAGTGGAATACATGAAGTTGAAAAAGAACATACTACATCAACTTCATTACGATCAGATATATCTGCTTTAGAATCAATAATAGAATTAGCAAAAAAATTATTGCTAAAAACTGATACAAGTCCAAAACTTTCAACTGAAAAAACAAATTTAAATAATAAAATAATTGAAGCTAATGCCGCTATTAAAAATGCTAATATCAAAAAACAACAATTAATAGAACAAGAAAACGCTATTCAAGAACTAGAAGATTTTTCAAATAACGTTACTTTAACTGTAAATGATAGGAATAGATTAGCATCAACAGTTTCACCTTCAGAATTAACATTAAATCAAACTAATACAAACTATGAAGTTAAATATGATAGTTGATTGAATCCAAATGATAAAGAAGGAAAATTAGAAGTCGAAGTTACAATTAAACACAAAAAATATCCAAAAATAAATAAAACTTATTTCTTGAAAATCTTTGATTTCAAGAAAACTTTCGAAATTCCTGAAATAACATCTAATTTTGAAGAATATCTAGATTTTAAAAAACATCCGGAAAACATGTTAAAAGACACTTTATTATCAAAAATAAATAAATTTAAAAATAAAACTATCGATGAAAATAAAAAAATATTTAATGAATTATTTAAGTTTAAAAATATTTTACCTTCTAATGTTGAATTCGATTATTTATCTTTAAATAATGATGGGTATAATGTTTCAATGAAATTTAAAGGAAGATCTATAGTTTCGCGCGATAGAGAAGGAACATTACATTATGACGATTTTGTCCAAGAAAAACAAATTAATTTAGAAAAACTAAATGACATAATTAAATGAGAAAATACTAGATATATTGCATATAGAGGATTTATGGCTGGAAATAAATATGTTTATCATGCAAATGATATGAATAATGAAATACATATTGATAAAGTGAAAGAAAAATTTAAAGACAAAATTTTAACCACTTCTTTAATTGAAGAAACATTAAATTGATTAGTACCAATATCTAAAAAATGAAGAGATATTTGCAAAGCATTATTTGATGAAAATAAAAATTCAGCAGGGTGATTACACGGTGTTTATCCTTCGCTTTCAGCAAGACCGTTCAATGCTTATAATGAAAAATAA